Part of the Paenibacillus guangzhouensis genome is shown below.
TCTTTGCCGTCACCTTGAGAAATGCGGATAGACAGCTCGTTGGGATGGGAAGGATCATTGGCGATGGCGGTTGTTTCTATCAAATCGTCGATATTGCCGTGGACCTTGCATACCAAGGGAAAGGGTTCGGCAAGACCATTATGACTGAGCTTATGATGTATCTGGATCATCATGCACCAGAAGGCTCCTATGTAAGCCTGATCGCGGATGTTCCAGCCGATCAGCTGTATCAGAAGTATGGTTTTGCCCCGACAGCACCGCGCTCAGTGGGCATGTATAAGAAGTATTAATGGTTAACGCAAAAGGAGGCAGCGAACGCTGCCTCCTTTTCTTATTCTAGTGAGCTATTGGGCATCAGAAAAAGAAGGGAGGGAGCTCGTGGAGAAGCCTGCGTTCGTCGGACAAGAAGCGACCGGAAGGAGTCACTCACTTTCCATACCTCCCACCACATAGGAGAAGAAATTAAAAAGTCTGTGAGCTAAAAGGAGGGGGTGGGGTCACACGGAAGAGTTTACGTCCGATCTTTGGAAGCCCATTGCATCCAACCTGTCTAATCAAAGCAATGGGCGGACAAGAATCGGCTGAAGAGAGACCCCAGCTTCTCCCACCTATGCTCACAACTCTTACTTCCCACCCTCCCTTGGGAGAAGAATTTATTCCTAGTGAGCAAATTGGAGTGGGTGGGGTCACACGGAAGAGTTCTGATCTTTGGAAGCCCATTGCATCCAACCTGTCTAATCAAAGCAATGGGCGGACAAGAATCGGCTGAAGAGAGACCCCAGCTCCTCCCACCTATGCTCACAACTCTTACTTCCCACCCTCCCTTGGGAGAAGAATTTAATCCTAGTGAGCTATTGGGCATAAAAAGAAGGGAGGGAGCTCGTGGAGGAGCCTGCGTTCGCTCTTTGGTAGCCATTTCCCACCAACTATCTCATCAAAGGAAATGGCGGACAAGAAGCAACCGGAAGGAGTCACTCACTTTCCATACCTCCCCCCACATAGGAGAAGAAATTAAAAAGTCTGTGAGCTAAAAGGAGGGGGTGGGGTCACACGGAAGAGTTTACGTCCGATCTTTGGAAGCCCATTGCATCCAACCTGTCTAATCAAAGCAATGGGCGGACAAGAATCGGCTGAAGAGAGACCCCAGTTCCTCCCACCTATGCTCACCTTCACACACCAGCGATTTAAATTCGTCTCCCCACAATCACCAGATCACGCTCAATCCCATCCAGATTCGCTACTCGCGGCAAAGTCCCCCAAGCTTCAAAGCCGAATTTGCGAAGCAATGCCAGGCTCGGCTCATTATGTCCGAATACGAAACCTAGCAACGTGTGGATCTGAAGGCCGGGACATGCCTCTATGGCTCTTTCAATGAGGAGACTGCCGATGCCCTGTCCACGATATGCCTCATCAATATAGATGCTGATCTCTGCGGTGGCATTGTAAGCAGGACGGCCGTAAAAGGATTGGAAGCTTAACCAAGCTGCAATACGATCATCCTGTTTCAAGACCCATAATGGCCTGAAATCAGGTGAATGCTCATCGAACCACTTCATACGACTTTGCACCGTAACAGGCTCTAGATCCGCTGTTACCATACGTCCCGCAATGGTGGAATTATAAATTTCAACAATGCGATCCATATCGGCTGGGGTGGCGTTAACAATCTCAAAAGGTGTTTTCATCTAAGATGCCTCATTTCTGCAAAGGATTGGATAAATTATTGAAAAAACAGGACTGAAGTTCAGCCCTGTTCATTCGTATGTATTAATTATAGTTTAAAGACAGATATCGTACGTTGCAATTGTACAACGACCTGCTGCATTTTCTCGGTTTGTTCGACCATCGCAAGGACAGAATGGATCTGCTCATTCATGGATGCCGATACTTGCTCCGTTCCCGCGGCAGATTGCTGGGTAATGGCAGAAATATTCTCGATCGTGCTTGAGATGCGCTGTGCGCCTTCGAGCATAACGTCACTTTCTTTGGAGAAGTTGTAAATCTCTTCTGTTATGAAACGGACGCTGCTTACGATTTCGGAGAATACGCGCTCCGTCTCACGAATTAGCTCCGTTTGAATTTTAACGATATCCTCGTTCGTCTGAATGTTCGTAATCGCTTTCTTAATTCCTTGTTCAATACCGCGAACGAGCAGGAAGACCTCTTTGGTCGATGCGGACGATTCTTCCGCCAATTTACGAACTTCTTGGGCGACGACTGCAAAACCTTTGCCATGCTCGCCAGCACGCGCTGCTTCTATGGAAGCGTTCAAGGACAGCAAGTTCGTCTGTTCAGCAATCTCAGAGATCGTCTTCGTAATCTTCGTAATGCCGTCAGCTTGCTTCGCTAACTCTTCAATCGTCATCGCAACATTTGCTGTCGCTTCAATATTCTTCTCCATACCTTGACTTTGGCGTTCAACTGCGCTGCGACCTTTCTCGACGAGATCAATCGTCTGTTCCGAGCGATTATTCATTGCTTTGGTGGAGTGAGCATAGGATTCAACACGCGTCTCGATTTCTTTGATCGATTCCGACACAGAGGAGACGTCCTCTGAAATTTCCGAAGCGCCGGTTGCCAGCTCATTCGCGGACGAAGCAACCTGTTCCATGACCAGCTTCATGTTGTTGTTCTTATAGTAGATATCTCGACTCGCGTCTGCGACGAGCCGGGAAATATTCGATGTATCATTTAAGATTTCCTTTAACTTATCGATCATGCTGTTGAATGAATGGCCTAATTGTCCTAGTGCATCATTGGATGTTACGGTGATTTTGGTGGAGAAGTCCCCTTTGGAAATGTTCAATGCCACACGGGAGATGTTCACAATCGGTTCTGTTAATAACTGTTCCAGCCAATTGATAAGCGGATAGCTGGCTGCAACCAACACAACAATAACGATCAATCCGGGAATAAATGAACCGCCCGCTGTTAGAAGTAGGATAATTGTCGCAAGTGAGAAAATTCCTACAAGCGTATAACAGCCAATTAGCAATTTAAGCTTAAAAGATAATGAATGGAACCAGTTCATGTGAACGCTCCTTTATCGGAAGATTAATCCATATTATATCAGCCAATTCTGAAATGGTCTATAAGAACGACTTGCACAATTTAAATTATATTCCAATATTTTGTATTAAAATGTTGTAAAAAGGAAAATCCTTCCGTATAATGAGAAATAAGTCCTACATAATGTGACTTAAACCGACATTAGAAATGGAGGGAATTAATTGAATTTAGAACAAATTTCTCTTGCTAGACAGACAGACATGGTGTTTAAAGAACTAGGTGAGGAGTTAGGTACCTTAACTTCGGGAACATTATTCCTTCAGATTCGTAACAATACAATTGGGAAATTCGGCATACGTCATAATCCGATTGACTGTATCGAAAGTACTGGGAATACACCTGCTAAGGGCCTAAATGCATCGCAGCAGAGAGCTTTCCGCAATATGGCGATCGAAGCGTTGAACTTCAAGAAGGGCTGGACCCACGGAGAAATTTGTTTCGACTTTACCATTCGACAACAGATGCTTATTGCAAGCGCACAATTTGAATCCCACTACAACATGGCAAATGTCATGATTCGAATGAACCAACGAAATGCGAATGCGTATGTAGGAACGAATTTGGACTCATAATTTTTATCCTATCCATCTTTCTCATGCGTGCCCAAATGAAAACACCTCCAGAATCAAACTTTCATTCTGGAGGTGTTTATTTTATTCTTCAACAGGGATCACTTGGACATGTACATCTGCGAATAACCGCTCGACATCCGTCGGCTGTACAGAACCTGCCCCGATCATGAGTGCATTGGCGCTGCCGCATGCCGAACCCAAACGGAGAGTATCTTCAATATTATAACCCCGTTCGAAAGCAATGATCATCCCACTGACCATCGAATCACCGCTACCGACTGGATTCACAATTTCAAGCGGAGGGAAGGTAACACGGTATAGCTTACCTTGATAACCCGCAATTGCACCGTCTTTACCGAGCGATACAACGACACAAGCGATGCCTTCAGCCATCAGATTGCGAATGCATGCATGCAGTTCTTCTGGCGACTGGACGGTTTTGCCGACAAGTTTCTCGATCTCATGTTCATTCGGCTTAATGAGGAAAGGCTTGGCCTCAAGTCCTGCGACGAGCGCGTCGCCGCTTGCATCGAGCACGATCCGAAGATCGGGATTACTAAGCTTCACATCACGAATGAGCCTTGCATAAGTATCCGTAGGGCAACCCATTGGCAAGCTCCCGGAGAAAGCCATGCAAGTAGAAGTCTTGGCGAGTTCTTGTAATTTCAACGACAAGGCATCCATTGCCTCAGGCGTGATCCGTGGACCTGGCTCCAGCAGCTCGGTCTGTTCATTCGGTTTAGCAGGATCTAGGATGGTGATACACACCCGAGATTCACCCGGAACCTGAACGAAATCATGTGCAATGCCTTCTCGGTTCAATCCTTCGGTGATGAATCGCCCTTGAGAGCCTGCGACAAAGCCGGATACGATGACAGGTTGCTGTAAGATCGAAGCTACCCTCGCCACATTAATACCTTTCCCGCCAGCCGTCGCAACCATATCGTTCACGCGATAAGCATGATTCAGATCAAATTGCGGCACCGTGTAGGTCTTATCGATTGCAGCATTCAATGTCACGGTTACGATGCGGGAATCGACCTTCGGATTAGAGGTAGACATCTTTCGCCCGTCCCACACATCCTGTGAGCTGCATTTTCTCGAGAGCCAGCTTTTTCACAGCCTCTTTTGCCGGTACCATATATTTACGAGGATCATTTTCATTTGGATTTTGTTCGAAAATGTGTTTGATTGCATCAGAGAATGCAATACGCAGCTCGGTAGCGACATTCATTTTCCCCATACCAAGTGCGACACAGCGCTTCACTTGTTCAGCCGGAATACCTGAACCGCCATGCAGGACAAGAGGAACTTGGACAAGGTTATAAATTTGCTCTAACTTATGGAATGCAATATTAGGTTCGCCCTTATAAATCCCGTGTGCTGTACCAATCGCTGGCGCAAAGGTAGGTACGCCCGTCCGCTCAATAAATTCCACACATTCGTTAGGATCCGCTAGGCGCGCATCTTCTTCGCTCACGATAATGTCATCTTCAACGCCGCCTACTTTACCTAGCTCAGCTTCAACATTCACACCAGCTGCACGAGCAACACGAACGACTTCCGCTGTACGACGAACATTTTCTTCGAATGGATGCATGGATGCATCGATCATCACGGAAGTGTAACCCGCGCGAATACATTGGACAAGCAATTCATAGTCCGTACAATGGTCCAAATGCAGTGCAATCGGGATGGAAGCTTGCTTGGCAGCAACTTGCGCCGCAGCGACGATATATTCCGGCCCTAAATGTTTAACTGTTCCTACCGTTGTCTGAAGAATGAGCGGAGCTTGTGCTTCCTCAGCTGCATCGACGACGGCTTGCAGCATCTCCAATGTGTGGACATTGAAGGCTGTAACACCGTAACCATTCGCCCGTGCGACTTCCAGCATTCTTGTTGATGAGATCAAATGACCCATTTCCTAAACCCTCCCAATAAAATGATTGAAACAATCAAAAATATGATTTATAATTTCATTAACTCGATTATAAAGGAGGACTTTAACAGTGTCAATTGGTGCAGGTGAACTTACGTATACGGAAATTAGTGCTCAAGCCGAAGCTTTAAATGCAGCATGGGAACAATTGCAACAGCAAAAAGATTGGGTGGCCCAATATATAGGAAATGAAAAATATGAGGAAGTTATTTTTATCGGATCTGGATCGTCTTACTATCAAGCGCTTACAATGGCGGCAACGTATCGCAAATGGACCGGCCGCAGCGCAGCGGCTTATCCATCTTCGGACATTTTCTTATTCCGCGAGCAGACGCTTAATGTGAATAAGAAGCTTCTCATTGTAGGGGTATCTCGTTCTGGTGAATCGCATGAGGTGATTATCGCATTAGATTCATTCAAGGATGTGGCGAATTGGGATCATTGCGGTATCACATGTCATGAGACAAGTAAAATGGCAAAAATGACGGACTGCCTTCTATCGCCACTCGGCAAAGAGAAGAGCACTGTGATGACGAAATCGCTTAGCAGCATGACATTCATGATGCAAGCTGCGATTGCGCTTGCGGCAGGTAAACCGGAATTGACGGCAGAGCTTGAGCAAGTGTTGGCTCTAGATGCTGCGCTGGTGCAAGAAGCTGATAAAGTAATGAAAAATTGGGTTCAGACGAACGAATTCTCTCGTACGGTGTTCCTCGGTATGGGCGCATTTGGCGGATTAGCACTGGAAGCTTGCTTGAAATTGAAAGAGATGACTTGCACTTGGACAGAGGCTTACGGCACGCTTGAATTCCGTCACGGTCCTAAATCCATTATTGAACCAGGCTCCCAAGTTGTATTGATGTTGTCGGAGTCTGCTCGTGAATTCGAGCTTAAAGTCGCTCGCGAAATGAAAGGCTACGGCGCAACCGTTGTGATTATTACTGCTGCTGCAGGAAATGACACAGCTTTTGCGGATCTTGTCCTGGAAACGGGTGGACAATCCCTTAGCGATGAAGCAAGAAGTGTGCTATACTTACCATGGATTCAGTATAATGGTTACTATACAGCGATGAAATTAGGTCTTAATCCGGATGATCCGAGAAATCTTACGCAATTTGTAGAAATATAAATAGTAGGTGTGATAATTGATGGCAGGCTTGAACCCTTCCAAAGGCGAGCAACGAAGACAACAAATGTTGCAATTGTTGAAGCAACAAGGTCGTATCACGATTCAGGAAATAATTGATCAGTTCGATTGCTCGGAGGCAACGGCGCGTCGAGATCTCGATCTGCTTGATCGCAAAGGTGAAATTATTCGTACCATCGGTGGTGCACTATTTGATGGAATATCGCCGATCCGTGAGATGCCCTTTGCCGAGAAGAAGCAGCATCTGTGGCTTGAGAAGGAAGCGATTGCCCGTAAAGCGGTTGAGCTTATTGAAGAAGGAGACAGCATTTGTCTGACTGGCGGAACGACGACATTCCTCATCGCAAGGGAATTGAAGCAGCGTCATGGCGTAACCGTCGTCACGAATGCTGTCAACATCGCGATGGAGCTTGCGGATAGCGAAGGGATTCAGGTCGTTGTCGTCGGAGGTGTGATGCGGAACAAGAGCTTTGAGCTGTGCGGTCCGCTTGCCGAGAAGACGATTGCGCATTTGAATATCGAGAAATTATTCATCGGCGTAGACGGCATCTCTGCTGAGCAGGGAATTACGACGTATTCGGAGTTAGAGGCTCAGACAGGGCGCATGCTCATGAGCCGCGCGAAGCATACGATTGCGGTATTCGACCGGACCAAAGTGAACAAAGCTTCCCTATTCTCCATTGCACCTCTGGATCAATTGCACGCTTGCGTGACAGATGCTCCCCTCGAACCAGCGATGGATGCCGTGTTCGATTCGTTAGGTATTCAACGGATTTACGGGATGTAAGTCGGAGTAAAAAAAAGCAATGCCTTGGTTTTGCGCTTGATGAGCGTGAACGGAGGGCATTGCTTTTTTTGATGAACATTACGGATGTTCGATATCTAAGGTAATCGTAAGTTCAATTTGCTCCTGTGGCTGCATGTCGATTAGGCCTGTCACGTCACTGCCGAATTTGGAGTTAGGGGCATCGGTTAACCACGTGTAAGGTTCAAGACATATAAATTGATCGGCTTCGCCTTTGGTATACAATACCCAATGCTTGAAGTAAGGCTGGTTCGCGCTATATTTGATCTGAAGTCCGTCATTGCGGGTCAGTCTAGCGGTGAAGGGTTGATCTGGCACACCGCGGAATACCGTATCGAGGTTCACGCCCGATAAATTCAATCCATGAGGCAATTCGCTGAATTCCCCGAGGGATACGACTTCACCTGTCGTGATCAATTCCTCATCCAAGGCATAGATGGCATCAACAGGGACTTGGACATTCCATTGATCCGGAGCTCCATCGATCATGAACCATGTGTGAACGCCATATCCGAACGGCGCAGCTTGCTCGCCAAGATTCTGCACAAGCAAGGTTTGCTTCAACTCAGTGCCCCGAAGCTCAAGAACAACTTCCAACTTCAAAGGCGTCGGGTATTGACGGATCCAATTCGGATCATCTTTGGTGTAGAAGGTTGTCGTAATGGAACAGTAGTCATCCTGCTCCTGCAGGTCTGTGACCTTCCATGATTGGGTACGGTGCAGACCGTGAATATGATTGTTGTTCGCTGTATTTTGATCGAATTGGTATTGTACGCCAGCGTAATCGAATTTGCCGCGGCGAATTCGGCCTGGCGGGATTAGGATCGGAATACCAAAGTGATAGGGCTTCTGCATGTAGAATTCATAATCCGATTCTTCGGGTTTACGAAGCACGTCGCGCTCTAATACTTTGTCCCAAATTCGAATAACATTATTACCAAGCCCAGGCAGCAGCGTAACGGCAAGCTGATCACTATGCAAAATATATGTATCATGTCCGCTCCACTGGCCTTTTGTCACTTGATACATGGTTGCTCAACTCCTTTAATGATAAGATCCGACATCTCACTACTTCATCATACCAGATGTTCTGTACAAAGTCATAAGTTCAACGCCTGCCCTATCTAGATTGACATTTAAAGATCAGATTGTTATGATTAGCGCAAATATCCGATTAAAGTCATGATAGGGATAAGTAAGTTGATGGTAGGATACTACAGAAAGCCGGTGTTCGCTGCGAACCGGTGTATCTCATGAACCGAATGGACCCTGGAGCGCTGTGCGCAGAACGATTGCGGGCTTACATTGATGTAGGCGTGATCCAGTATGCCGGCCGTTTATTTCCACGTTACGGAATAACTAAGATTTGCTGCCGAGGAATCACTCGCGGCGAATAAATTAGGGTGGCACCACGGTCTCTCGTCCCTTACGGCGGGAGGCCTTTTTTGTATGGTTTGATGAGGAATGAAGGAGGATGTTGGGAATGAAAAAAGTATTATCAGGCATTCAGCCGAGCGGTCAGCTAACCCTCGGGAATTACATTGGCGCAATGCAGAATTTCGTGAAATTGCAAAATGACCATGAATGTTACTTCATGGTGGTGGATTTGCACGCGATTACCGTACCGCAAGATCCAGCCGCGCTGCGCGAACAGTCCGAGGCAGTCGCAACCTTGTACGTGGCTGCAGGAATTGATCCAGCGAAAGCGAATATCTTCATGCAATCTCATGTACGAGGACATGCAGAGCTAGGATGGTTGTTAACGACATTAAGCTATATGGGCGAACTAGAGCGTATGACGCAGTTCAAAGATAAATCTGCCGGTAAAGAATCGATTGGTACAGGATTGTTCGTCTATCCGGCACTTATGGCTGCAGATATTCTGATCTATAACGCAGACTTGGTACCCGTAGGAGATGACCAGAAGCAGCATTTGGAATTGACGCGCGACCTCGCAGGGCGATTCAACAGCCGTTATGGAGACTACTTCACAGTACCAGAGCCGTATATTCCGAAGATTGGTGCACGTGTCATGTCGCTTGACGATGCATCGAAAAAAATGAGTAAGAGCAATCCGAACCCTGGCAGCTTCATTGCGCTTCTAGACCCACCGGATGTCGTTCGGAAGAAAATTAGCCGCGCAACGACAGATTCCGGACGTGAAGTGAAATTCGATCCTGCGAACAAACCGGAAGTCAGCAACTTGTTAGGCATTTACTCCCATTGTGCGGGGCTCTCTATTGAAGAGATTGAAGCAAAATATGAGGGACAAGGCTACGGGGCGTTCAAAAAGGATTTGGCAGAGGTTGTTGTGTCGGTGCTTGAACCATTACAGCAGCGTTACCATGAGATTCGCGCGTCGGGCGAGATTCGTGACATTCTGCGTCAAGGTGCGGAGCGGGCTGCAGCGGTTGCTGATCAGACCGTTCGTGATGTGAAGGAACGGATGGGCTTCTTGCTTCCATAATCCTGGCAACTTCAAATTCTATCGTCATGCAAAAGCGGAGTGAATCACTCCGCTTTTCTGCGATCAAGCCTTGCTTTCATAGCGAAGCTGAATCCCATGAATCCAATGAGGCATACGGTGAATAACAGAACCAACCATATACTGATGGCAATGGAGATTGCGATAGCTAGCATGAACAAGATATTAATGACGGCAAATAAGAGCGATAACGGCTTTGTCATTTGGAAATACCCTCCATCAAATTTGGCTGAATATCTAAGAATAACATTCTAGAAGAAGGTCATAATAAGTTTGCAAGCTTGCAAGCAAACATATTTTAGAAGCAGGGTGAAAGGAGTTTTTACGAATGGCAAATGGACGTAACTCTTTAGTTGTACCTCAATCTTCAGCAGCTCTTGAGCAATTGAAAATGGAAGCTGCACAAGAATTAGGTGTCTCAATCCCTTCCAGTGGATACTATGGCGATGTAACTTCTCGTGAAGCAGGTTCCCTTGGTGGATATATCACGAAGCGCCTTGTGCAAATCGCTGAGCAGTCTCTTGCAGGCTCCTCATCGAACCGCATTCGCTAAGCATCCATAAGAGAGAGGCTCAGAGCAATTGCTCTGGGTCTTTCTTTTTGGAAAGGTCCATTCGAACATAATATTGACGCATTCGAACGAATGCGTCAATAGAGGGTGTGCTTTGTCTACACTAAGATATCAAGAGGCTCCATTTTTTCTCGATCTGACTATCGCTAATCCAGCCGACATAAGAATCAATCGTATTGAACTCACGATCCATCATCACAATCGCTACGAAAGGGTACTGTTTGCGGTGCCTATAGCGGACATCGGACCAGCGTACGATATAGCCTGCCCGGATCTCTCGAACCTCAGCACAAGCATAATTTGTGAGATACAGAAATGATTGAACGGTTGGATCTGCTTTGGAACCTTCGACTGCCGCATGATTCGAGCACTTGGCGGTCTCCATAAATCGAATTCCTGTACGGTCGTAGTGTCCGAGGACGAAGCTCCCATCCCGTCTCGTCTTGACGATATGCCAATGGGCTAATGACACGGTTGGGATGGCAATATACGTATCGCCTTGTTCATGATCTGGATCCATTCCTGCTAATCGGCGTTCAAGATTCCAGTGTACGATGGTTCGCCACACATAATATAGTGCGATGAATGTGTAGAGGATCGGGAAGATGACCTCAGGCTTTGCAATCCCAAGCGCCCATAACAGAATCGCGAGGACATGGGTTCCGAAGATTGTCGGATCAAAGATATGGATGATGTTCCACGAGATCCATCTGGCAGAGAAGGGCCTTGCTCCTTGCGTACCGTAGGTGTTAAATAGATCGGAGAAAACATGGTAACAAGTCGATAATAGCACCCAGAACCCGAGATGGAAGATTGCACTGCTTCCCCATGGGAATCCCCATAAGAAGGAGAATAGTCCCGTAATCAGTACCGTCCATAAAAGGAGGAAGGGGAGGGAATGCGTTATGCCGCGATGGTGACGTATATACAAGGTGTTGCTCTTGAGCCGAAGAAATCCATCGAAATCAGGCGCTTGCCCTGCAATGATTGCGCCAAAAAATACGGCAGTTGCTAGAGCAGGATCCGCTGCGACAGCTGGATCGATATAGGATAGGCCTGCAATGCCAAGGCCCATGACAAGATGTGTGCCTGTGTCCAAATTTTTCTCTCCTTCATGATGATGTCCTGTTCAACACTTCCATATTTAAACTTATTATGAACGTAAATACATATTAATATGAGCATAATTGCACAATACTTCCTAAATCCTATCAATGTATTGTCAAATTGATGAACTGTGACAGCGAACATTGTCAAACAACGAATGCATTTGATATGATAAATCTCACAGTAGTGTAATTGTCATTATTAGAGGAGGATCTTCAAACGTGGATAAACAGTTGAGTTACCAAGCTCCTTCTTCCGACTCGGCACCCCTTTCTCAAGTTTCGATACAAGCAGGCTCCTGGAAAGATTTCATTAATGTGATTAAGCCCGGGATATTACGTTCGAATTTGATTGCTGCATTCGGCGGTTTCTGGCTTGCATCCAAGTGGGATATTAATTTTGTCAGTCTTGTCTGGATGCTGCTTGGTACAACGCTTGTTATGGCTTCTTCTTGTGCTTTTAACAATTATTACGATCGTGAAATGGATATGAAAATGACGCGTACGCGTGATCGCGCGCTTCCAACAGGCCGATTAACACCGACCGTTGTATTATGGTATTCCATTATCCTTGGAGTTCTCGGTCTTGCCGTACTCTTCGTATTCACGAACGTATTAGCAGGTGTGCTTGGTCTTGTCGGAATGCTTGTTTATGGTGGGATCTATACGTTATGGCTCAAACGTACTTCGACATGGAGTACATCTGTGGGCGCAATTTCGGGTGCGATGCCGCCTGTGATTGGGTATGTTGCAGTAACGAACGCAATTGACATGGGTGCGATTCTGTTATTCGCGCTGTTGTTCTTATGGCAGCCGCCGCATTTTTGGGCACTTGGCATTCGCAGAGTAGAAGAATATCGGGCAGCGGGCTTTCCATTACTGCCGGTAGTCAAAGGCATTCGACGCACGAAATTTCAGATGATTCCTTATGTCGCGTTGCTTGTGCTTGTATCCGTCTTGTTCTATGTATATGGATATGTTGGCTGGATCTTTTTGTGCGTCGCAACATTACTTTCCGCGGCATGGTTATTCATGACATTCAGCGGATTTAAGGCAAAGGTCGACGAAATATGGGCGAAGAAACATTTCTTCATGTCGATCAACTATCTCATGGTCGTATTCTTCATTATGATCATCGATACGGCGCATAAGTAAGGTTAGATTATAACTAAAAATAAGTGTTTTAAATCGTCTGGTTTTAGAACCGAGAAGGTTGGGCGAAACTAGAAAATGAGT
Proteins encoded:
- a CDS encoding metal-dependent hydrolase; protein product: MDTGTHLVMGLGIAGLSYIDPAVAADPALATAVFFGAIIAGQAPDFDGFLRLKSNTLYIRHHRGITHSLPFLLLWTVLITGLFSFLWGFPWGSSAIFHLGFWVLLSTCYHVFSDLFNTYGTQGARPFSARWISWNIIHIFDPTIFGTHVLAILLWALGIAKPEVIFPILYTFIALYYVWRTIVHWNLERRLAGMDPDHEQGDTYIAIPTVSLAHWHIVKTRRDGSFVLGHYDRTGIRFMETAKCSNHAAVEGSKADPTVQSFLYLTNYACAEVREIRAGYIVRWSDVRYRHRKQYPFVAIVMMDREFNTIDSYVGWISDSQIEKKWSLLIS
- the trpS gene encoding tryptophan--tRNA ligase codes for the protein MKKVLSGIQPSGQLTLGNYIGAMQNFVKLQNDHECYFMVVDLHAITVPQDPAALREQSEAVATLYVAAGIDPAKANIFMQSHVRGHAELGWLLTTLSYMGELERMTQFKDKSAGKESIGTGLFVYPALMAADILIYNADLVPVGDDQKQHLELTRDLAGRFNSRYGDYFTVPEPYIPKIGARVMSLDDASKKMSKSNPNPGSFIALLDPPDVVRKKISRATTDSGREVKFDPANKPEVSNLLGIYSHCAGLSIEEIEAKYEGQGYGAFKKDLAEVVVSVLEPLQQRYHEIRASGEIRDILRQGAERAAAVADQTVRDVKERMGFLLP
- a CDS encoding DUF5325 family protein, which translates into the protein MTKPLSLLFAVINILFMLAIAISIAISIWLVLLFTVCLIGFMGFSFAMKARLDRRKAE
- the cyoE gene encoding heme o synthase, yielding MDKQLSYQAPSSDSAPLSQVSIQAGSWKDFINVIKPGILRSNLIAAFGGFWLASKWDINFVSLVWMLLGTTLVMASSCAFNNYYDREMDMKMTRTRDRALPTGRLTPTVVLWYSIILGVLGLAVLFVFTNVLAGVLGLVGMLVYGGIYTLWLKRTSTWSTSVGAISGAMPPVIGYVAVTNAIDMGAILLFALLFLWQPPHFWALGIRRVEEYRAAGFPLLPVVKGIRRTKFQMIPYVALLVLVSVLFYVYGYVGWIFLCVATLLSAAWLFMTFSGFKAKVDEIWAKKHFFMSINYLMVVFFIMIIDTAHK
- a CDS encoding alpha/beta-type small acid-soluble spore protein, with the translated sequence MANGRNSLVVPQSSAALEQLKMEAAQELGVSIPSSGYYGDVTSREAGSLGGYITKRLVQIAEQSLAGSSSNRIR